Sequence from the [Bacteroides] pectinophilus genome:
TCTGAGCATACTGGCATTCCTGTTCGTACATTAGAGGACTGGGAAGCAGCAAGAAGAACTCCTCCGGAATATATACCCAGACTTATTGCTTATCAGCTAAAATATGAAGAGTTGGTGGGAAATTCAGTTGATTGTGCCGAATCCGACGCCTTAAGATATCACAGGAGAAATTAATTTGATGAGGCCGGTAAACTGAAGCCATTCTATGATAAATACAAAAAATGGAAATAATGCCAATAACAGCATCAAAGTCAAATGCGGTTAAACAATTGCAAAAGTTATTGGAATGTGAAAAAGCCATTTCTTTTGGTGACGGGAAAATGATATAGATATGTTTAAAATGTCAGACAGGAGCTATGTCGGGCAGAGAGATTGAGAGGTTATATTATATGAGACATATACGCAGGATATTAATTATGGCCGGTCTGCTGGTGATGTTTGCAGTAGCGGGCTGCGGTGCAGAACTCCTTGACAATACGGATACATCAGCTGTCAGCAGCACCCTGACACAGAGTGACGAATCACAGACAGCGGCAGGTAATGTAAAGATATCGCAGCATCTTACTTTCAGAAGCCGGAGGCTTTTGGAGGAGCACTATAAGAAGCATGGCAGGGAGATGGGATTTGCCAGTCCGGAAGAGTATCAGAGTGCAGCAGCGGCAGTCGTCCTGAATTCAGAGGCACTTCACAAGACAGAAGCTGAAGATGGAGATGATGTATATTATATTGAAAGCACGAACGAATTTGTAGTTGTATCAGCTGACGGCTATATAAGGACATATTTTAAGCCGGACAGCGGTATAAGATACTATAACAGGCAGTAGTATTATATGAGACGGTTACATGCGGTACCCCATCTTTTTTATTGTGTTGATATCTTCATCTATGGAAATGCCTTTAACGGTGAGCATATCTCCGGTAATTGCTGCATTAGAGCCTGAATGAAAACATGAAAAGCCACTGTCGCTAAGGTAATCGCGTCCGGCAGCAAGACGTATGTACTGTCTTGGCAGTATGAACCGGTAGACTGCGATTATGCGGCGTACTTCATCACGTGTAAGAACCGGTGTCTCTCCAAAAGGTGTTCCGGGAACAGGATCGAGCATGTTGACAGGGACTGACTGTACATCAAGCGAACGCAGCGTCAGAGCCATATCAATGCGGTCTTCCGTCGTCTCACCAACACCGAATATACCACCGCTGCATACCTCAAGACCTGCTTCACGGGCTGCACGGATTGTTGCAATCTTTTCATCGTAGGTGTGGCTTGTGCAGAGTGTCGGGAAATAACGTCTTGATGTCTCAAGATTATTATGGATTCGTGCAACTCCTGCTTCTTTAAGCCTGCGAAGCTGGTCCGGCTTAAGAAGACCAAAAGAGGTACATACTGTAAGATGTGTATCACGGCATATGCGGCTGATACCTTCACAGATATAGGCAATGTCGCTGTCACTCACACGTCTGCCGGTTGAAACAAGACAGTAATGCCTGATTCCGTCAATGTTACGTAATTGGGCATTGGCAGCGAGCTCATCGGGCGATATCATTGAGTGCGCAGGAACAGGAATCTGGGCACATGATGACTGTGCACAATAGCGGCAGTTCTCAGAACAGCGGCCGCCCTTTACGCTTATGACGGCACACATATCGAAGTCATTGTCAAAAAAGTGACGCTGTATCTCATCGGCAGCGCGGCACAGCTCATCAAGGCGGCTGTCTGGAGTATCCGCAAGCAGAAGTGCTTCGTCTCTGCTTATGGAATATCCGTCAATAACTTTATCTTTTAATTCATTAATCATATCTGCTTTAATCATATTTATTGATATTTCTCCAAATCTGTCAATTATAAGGGTACTGACTGTCTAAGACTAACTGTCTAAGACTAACGGTCTAAGACATACATATTATAGATGTCGCAGAAGCGTATGTCAATTGCAATGTTAACTAAAATAAATAATAGGTTGACAATTACATGGCGGGTTAGTATACTGTGAACTATCATGAAAATATGTGAGGTAAAACAAATGGATAAGACCACTAATAAAAAACCTGCCATCAGCACGCAGTCCCTTGTGACAATGGCTATATTTGCAGCAATACTCAGCGTGTCAGCATATGCAAGTATACCGATTCCGCTTCCAAGCAATCCACATATAACACTTCTTAACTTTGTGATTCTGCTTGTGGCGCTGCTGTTTCCGCTTGAACAGTCATTTCTTGTAATACTCGTATGGATGCTCCTTGGAATCTTAGGTGTACCTGTATTTATAGCGGGTGGTTCAGGCTTTGGCTACATAATAGGGCCATATGGCGGATACACAGCAACATTCCTTGTTGTTGCAGTTGTACTTCCACTAATCAGAGGTAAGAAATATAATCGTATCCGCTACACGGCAGCAGCTATTGTCGGAGTGCTTATAATAGACATACTCGGAATGTTGTGGCTCATGCTTCAGAATCATCTGAGCTTAAGTGCCGCATTCCTTGCGGGATTTGTACCGTTTATTCCGCTCGACCTTGTAAAGGCTGTCATTGCGGCACAGATTATTCCGCCACTGAGAAGAATTGTTAAGGCAGAATAGATTAAAACAGCTAACATCATAATAGACTCTCTATAAAGAATCAGGTATCGTCAGTGCAGGCGGTGCCTGATTTTTTTGTTTCCTTTTTTGTTGCCTGATTGCCGTTGTAAATGTATAATAATATAGTTATTGCAGCTATTGGTGCAGCAGGCACCACGGATAGCCATATACTGCAAGCCCGTATATAAAGTCTGGATTGTGGTTTTTACAGCATATTATGCCTGCGGAATGGAGTTTATTTTGAAGATTTCACAGATACATCATGATAAGAAACAGTCGCTTTCATTCGAGATTTTTCCACCTAAAAAAGAGGAAGATTTTAAAAATATTGACGCAACGCTTGAGATTTTGTGCGACTGCAGACCGGATTACATAAGTGTTACGTTTGGAGCAGGAGGCAGCTCTAATAATAATAAGACAATACAGCTTGCCAGGAAGATAAAAGAAAAGTATCATGTAGAGCCTGTTGTGCATCTTACGTGCCTTTGCTATAACAGAGCAGAGATAGACGAATTTGTAAGGGAGCTTACGGCAGAAGGGATAGAGAATATTCTGGCACTGAGAGGAGACCGCAACCCGGATGTTCCTGCCAAGGAAGATTTTGCGCATGCCAGTGACCTTATTAAGTATCTGAGGGCAACTACAGGAGACAGATTCTGTATAGCGGGAGCATGTTATCCGGATGTACATCCGGAGACGGGAAATCGTGTCGATGATATTAACAATCTTAAGATTAAGACTGATGCAGGGGCTGATATCCTCATATCACAGCTGTTCTTTGATAATGACACATTTCTTCAGTTCGTAAGTGATTGCAGAAGGGCGAGGATTGAAGTGCCTATTGTTCCGGGTATTATGCCATGTATTAATGCGGCACAGATTCAGAGAATGGTAACAATGTGCGGTGCTAAGTTCCCTGAGCGTTTCCGGAAGCTTATACGCAAATACGGTGATAATAAAGACGCACTTTTTGATGCAGGAATGGCATACTGCCAGAGCCAGATAATTGAGCTTCTTGCATCTGATGTCGATGGTGTACACCTGTATACAATGAATAATGTAAAGGTCGCAAAGCGTCTCACTGAAGGCATAAAGAATATAATTTAATATTGAATAATAATTCATTTTACTTTAAAATGTATTTTTATATAATGATACCAGGGTCAAAAGGTATAAACCCACATGAGCTTGCTCATAGGTGGGTAGGATTGTGGGAGTGCGAATCACGGAACAATCCACAGGTATCAAAGTCGGGGCTTTTGACCCCGACATCATATAATGCGATTTAATATTCGCGGAATGGAGATAGTGTAAAAAATCAGATTGATATCTGATTTTTTACACGGCTGTTTGTGCAGCAGGCGCCACAAACAGCATCTATCGCAGAGCCAAATCTGATATTTGGCTCGCGGTTCCTCCAGCACTTTGTGCCTGCGGAATGGAGATTAATATGTTACAGTCGATTAACACGATACTGTCTAAGATAGACGGTATGGTATGGGGCATCCCTCTTATGGTGCTTATCCTTGCAGGAGGCATATATCTTACAATTAGAATGGGGCTGCTTCAGATACGTAAGCTTCCGCTGGCACTTAAGTGGATGGTTAAGAACGAAGAGGACGGACATGGAGAAGTATCGTCATTTGGCGCATTATGTACGGCTCTTTCAGCAACTATAGGTACCGGTAATATCGTAGGTGTTGCAACTGCAATATGTGCGGGTGGACCGGGAGCATTATTCTGGATGGAGATTGCGGCGTTCTTCGGTATGGCTACCAAGTATGCTGAGGGTCTCCTTGCTGTAAAGTACAGAGTGGTTGACGAGAATAATCATTCTCTTGGCGGACCTTTCTATTACATAGAGAAGGGAATGGGTAAGAACTGGAAATGGCTTGCCAAGCTTTTTGCTTTCTTTGGTATCTGTGTCGGTCTGTTTGGAATAGGAACATTCTCACAGGTTAATGGTATAGCTTCAGCAGTTAATAATTTCTTCGACCCTGCTAATCAGATGACAGTAGTAATTCCGGGAATCGGTACATATTCATGGACAGTTGTAATTGCATCACTTATACTCAGTATATGTGTTGCACTCGTACTTATTGGCGGAATTAAGAGAATTGCCAATGTATCACAGGTTGTAGTTCCGTTTATGGCTGTAATCTATTTTGTTATATGTATAGCACTTGTAATATGCAATATCAAGTCTGTTCCTTCAGCAGTTGTAACAATCATTGACGGAGCGTTTAATCCGGCGGCGGTGACAGGCGGTGTGGCAGGCTCAATAATCGTTGCAATGCAGAATGGTATTGCAAGAGGTATTTTCTCTAATGAGGCAGGACTTGGTTCAGCACCTATTGCGGCAGCAGCAGCCAAGACTAAGGAGCCTGTACGTCAGGGGCTTGTATCTATGACAGGTACATTTATTGATACTATAGTAATCTGTACAATGACAGGACTTGCAATCGTTATGACAGGTGCATGGCAGGTTAACGGACTTAAGGGTGTTGCGGTTACAACATATGCATTCAATAACGGACTGCCTATTCCGACAGTGATTTCTTCATTTCTGCTGATGATGTGTCTTGTATTTTTTGCATTCACAACAATTCTTGGCTGGGATTACTATTCGGAGAGATGTCTTGAGTATCTTACCGGAGGTAACATGAAGATGGTTGGAATATACCGCTGGCTGTATATCCTTGCGGTGTTTATCGGACCATATATGACGGTTGAAGCGGTATGGACAATTGCAGATATATTCAACGGACTCATGGCAATACCTAACATGATTGCAATATTTGCACTCAGTAGTGTTGTTATAGCAGAGACAAGGGACTTCTTTAAGAGACATAAGAAGGAATCAGAGGCGTAGGTATATTGGCAGGCACTATAAGCCGGATATACTGCTTTTGGTGTAATATCAATATAATACAAATGAAATATATATAAAAAAGCACCTGTGGCGCATGGCAGACGGTTCCTGACTGTCAGTATATGTGTAGCTGCGGGTGCTTTTTTTAGTTGGGACAGAGTGCTCAATTGGACAGTCTCATTTTTGTATTACGGGGATTCCGGAGCAGATATTAAATATATATAATTTATGAAAAATTAATTGACATGATGGAAATGCTGCTATAAAATCGTTCTAAAAAGAACGATATAAGGAGGGCGGAATGTATTTCTGGGATAAACATAAGACAATTACGAGCTATTATGAGCTGCTCTCAGGTGAGGTATGTGACCGGTACGGGCTGACACAGATGGAATATGACATACTTATGTTCCTGCATAATAATCCGCAGCACAATACCGCCGCAGAGATAGTAAAGGTCAGAAAATCAACAAAATCCCATGTTTCAACATCGTTAAAAAAATTAGAAAACAAAGGTCTGGTTGAACGGATACAAAGTGAGGATAACAAAAAGCATATAGAGATTGTTCTTCTGGACAAAGCAGAGTTAATCGTGGAAGCTGGGATTAATGCACAAAAGCGGTTTGCACAAAATGTACTAAGAGGATTGACGGAAGAAGAAAAGCATATGTGTATTAATGTATTTGACAAGATCTGTAATAATGCGGAGGAGTGTTTAAGAGAATATAGGGAGAATTCAGATGAAAGATAAGTTTTGTGTAAAGAAAAAAACATTGCTGCTGATTGCAGGTGTTGTGTGGATGATTGCCGGTTTTAATGTTGCAAGGCTGGGAGTGTTGTCATATTTGAATATTGACAGAAAGTGGTATATGTACATTATGTCGGTATTTGTATTTCTTCTCTTTGGATTAATGTTTTTTAAGATGAGCCGGAAGCATACAAAGCGGATACTGGGATACGAGGATTACCGGCCATTCTGGCATTTCTTTGATTGGAAAGCATATTTAATTATGACCTGCATGATGAGTGGTGGAATCGGATTCAGGGCAGCAGGGATATTCCCGGAGATATTTATTGCATTTTTTTATTCCGGGCTTGGTCTGGCGCTGGCATCAGCGGGAGTTATTTTTACAAGGAATTATTTATTGTACAGTCAGTTGATGGAGAAGGAGCAGGACTAATAATGAAAGAAAATAATTACAAACCACAGATTCCGGATGTTATGGAAGCAGTATTTGACGCAGCATATTTAATTTTTGACCTGGTTGCTGCAGGTTTATTTTTTATATTTTCACAGGGAAATATATTATTTATCCTTTATGGAATATTGACATTGACACTTTGCGGAGGGGATGCCTTCCATCTGGTGCCGAGAATTATAAGAGCGGTGCGTGGAAGCAGTGACAAGATAAAGAGACAGCTCGGAATAGGATTGCAGGTATCGTCAGTTACAATGACAGTATTTTATATTATTTTGATGTATATCTGGCAATTTACATTTCCGGAATTAAAAATACCGGCAGTAATCGCAGCAATGATATGGATATCGGCGGTTGTCAGAATAGTGATATGTATGTTACCTCAGAACAACTGGTGTAAAGATGAAGGTAATATGAAATTATCCATTATCAGAAATGCAGTCTTTGCGGTTACCGGAATAGGGGTAATCATACTGTACTTGATTTCCGGGAATACATACGGGTATCATTTGATAAGGATGGCTGCAGCTATTATTATTTCTTTTGGATGTTATATTCCGGTAACTTTATTCAGCAAAATAAAACCGAAGGTCGGATTATTAATGATTCCGAAGACATGTGCGTATATGTGGATTATTGTAATGGGGCTTCAGCTTTTATTTTAAAATATGTGATTTAACCAGGAGGCAGGCATAATGAAGACAGAAGAATTTGTAAAACTTATGACAGGGCATTTTGATAATAAAGAACAATTTACTGAGATGAAAGCAGCCGGAAAAATATTTCCGTATGCACAGCATGTGAATACAGTCTGCAATGACAAAATAAATAACATCCCTGAGGATTTTCACGGGATATTTATTGTAGAAGATAAAAACACATTTTCATATGATTCTATGAAAAATGTTGATTATATCAAACTGAAAAAATCTGAAAAGTTCACTCCGGCATTGTACCATGAAAATGGTGGCGTCTGGGAAGGTGGCAGCACAAGCCGTTTCTCTCCGGTAATGACATTTAAGCTTTGGGAAAGGTTTTCCGATAGCTGTCTGGAAGTATCTGAAAGTATGGAAGTTAACGGAAAGAGAACTTTTGGATACGATGCTCCGATTATTTATAAAAGAGTATAAAGAATTTATATAAAGCAGCAGAAGAGGGCAGCCGGTATTTTACGAATGTCCTGCTTCTGTTTTTTATGCCTGCTGCTTTTTACGACTGCTGATAAAAATAAGTTGACAAAGAAGATTTTGGATGTAAAATGGATTGGTAGTACCAATTTTTGGAGGAGTAAACTAATGAAGTATCTGAAGCAATTTTTAATTATTCTGATAATATCATTTATCGGAGAGATTCTTAAGGAGATTCTGCCGCTGCCTATTCCGGCAAGTATATACGGCATGGTAATTCTTTTTGTATGTCTGCTGACTAAGGTTATTAAGCTTGAAGATGTCAGAGAGACAGGCAAATTTCTTATAGAAATAATGCCGGTTATGTTTATACCGGCCGGTGTAGGCCTTATGTCATCGTGGAACGTTCTGCGTCCGCTTATTCTTCCAGTAGGAATTATTACGGTTGTAACGGTATTTACGGTAATGGCTGTCAGCGGAAGGATTTCACAGGCGATAATCCGTGCAGGCCAGAAAAATGAGGAAAGTGCAGGAACCATAGATGAATGAATTTTTTGCTAACGCTGCATTTGCAGGTGTGAGCGTAAGTCTTATATCGTACATGATAGGAGTATATCTTAAAAAGAAGCTGAATGTCGGACTTTTTAATCCGCTTCTTATATCAATAGCAGTAACAATAATATTTCTTGTGCTGGCACACATTGATTATGATGCATACAATGAGGGAGCCAGGTATCTGAGCTGGCTTCTGACACCTGCAACAGTATGCCTTGCAATACCGCTTTATGAAGAGTTTGAATTGCTTAAGAGTAATGTCCGCGCCGTAATGTGCGGAATCATATCAGGCGTGCTTACAAGCCTTATAACAATTCTTGTCCTTGCCATGTTTTTCGGGCTTACTCATGAGGAATATGTAACACTTCTGCCAAAGTCAATAACAACGGCAATAGGAATGGGTGTATCCGAAGAACTTGGCGGCTATGTAACTATTACTGTTGCTGTTATTATAATAACGGGTGTTATTGGTAATATTCTTGCGGAATTTATATGTAAAATTTTCAGAATTGAGGAGCCTATTGCCAAAGGAATAGCAATCGGATCTGCAGCACATGCAATCGGTACGGCCAAGGCAATGGAAATCGGTGAAGTTGAGGGCGCAATGAGCAGCCTTTCAATTGCAGTAGCGGGCATATTGACTGTGGTCGGTGCGTCTGTATTTGCACATTTTATATAATAACGGAGTATAGATTAAGATGGGGCGGGAATATGAGAAGGCCGTTGATTATGTGCGCAGAATGATTAGCAGCGGTTCATTGAATGTAGGGGACAGACTTCCGACAGAGCGGGAGTTGTCGCTTGAACTTGACATAAGCCGTAATTCAACGAGGGAAGCCATGAGAATGCTTGAAAATATGGGCATCATAGTGTCACGTCATGGCTCAGGTAATTATATCAGCGGCAACATGGAGAGAACAATATCGGATATGATACATATGATGCTGGCACTTAAACAGGTCTCTCGTCATGATATATGTGATTTCAGAAGAAGCATGGAAAAGACAGTGTGCCATGCTGTAATAGACAGGCTGGAAGCTGGAAGTGATAAACCGGATGAGCTTGATATGGCAGCGGAACTGGCTTATTCTATGGACTGCAGTGACAGTGAGACGGACAGAAGATTTCATTATCTGCTTGTAAAGGCATCAGGCAATGCATTTATCGATATACTTATGAGCGCACTCATAGACGTGTATCGTGAGTGGATAGATGAAGCACTCGAAGCGATAAACGGTGATGATAAGTTACATCTTAAGAAGGCACATGAAGATATAATAAATGCTCTGCATAGCAGGGATAAGTCTGCATGTGACAGAGCAATAGATATGCACTATAATATTAACGAGCAAAGCCTGACAGGACAGCTGCTATCTTTTAAGTAGTATTTCCTCAAGCTTGCCGGCGGCAACACTGTGAGGTTTTGATGTGTCCTGAATGAGACATACGGTTCTGTAGGGAACGGGTTCAAATATACGGATTGGCAGTATAGTTCCTTTTTGAATGAATTCGGATGCCATTTCTTCGGGATAAAAGCCGAGTCCGAGATTGTGCTCTACCATAGGAAGAATCTGGTCTGTAGTGGCAGCTTCCATATCGGGATTAAATGGCATATTGTGATTTAAAAAATACTGCATATACAGTTCACGGGTTGCTGATTCGCCGCCAAGTGATATAAAAGGTATATCGGCAAGATTATTAATACTCTGCATCTTTGCAGCGATATCTGAATATTTTCTTCCCCCGATGAGAATCTCACGGAATGAGTAAAGTGAGGTTTTCTGAAGGGGCTTTTTTATAGTTATGGGGGTTGTTACAACTGCAAAATCAACAAGTCCGTCCTCAAGGGCTTTGACAGCCTGTGGAGAGGAATGATTGGAAATGCGCAGCCTTACACGTGGATATTTTTCATGGAACTCTTCAAGCTTGTTAAGAAGCATAAGGCGCAGCGCTGTTTCACTTGCACCGATAGTAACAATACCGCTTTCAAGACTGTTATCCATTGATATCTCTTTTTCTGCGACTTCAATCTGTTCAAAGGCAACCGCAACATGTTCATAAAGCCTTGTACCTTCAGGTGTAAGTGTTACACCACGGTTCGTGCGGACAAAAAGCTTGCATCCCAGTTCATTTTCAAGATTGTTCATGCATCGTGTTATGTTAGGCTGGTTATTTTCAAGAATCTCAGCAGCCCTCGAGAAGCTTTTGTATTGTGCAACATAATAGAATATTCTATAGTAATCGTAATTTGCCATGCTATCCTCCATATACAAAATATGTATAACCGACATATCAAATATACATTTTACATCTGACTGCGTAAAAAGTATAATACAGTCGGTTTGAAAAATCAATAATCAAAAATATATTGGCGGTGACTGACTGCACTGAAAGGAGAATTTATGATTACGGCTGTTACGGGAATTAACTGGGGAGACGAAGGCAAAGGAAGAATAGTTGATCTGTTAAGTGAGAAGGCTGACTATGTTGTCAGGTATCAGGGCGGTAACAATGCAGGGCACACAGTTGTGACACCTGAAGGAAAGTATGTGCTGAATCTTATTCCATCAGGAATACTGCATCCGGAAGCAGTATGTGTGTTAGGCGGAGGAATGGTAGTTGACCTTGATCATCTCAGACATGAGATGTCAATGCTGCAATATATGAAAGTTAAAATAGATTCGGACAATCTCAAGATTTCGGATAAGGCAACAATATGTATGCCTTTCCATGTGCGTCAGGATGTACTTGAGGAAGAAAGGCTTCTTGAAAAAGGCGCAGCATTTGGCTCAACAAGAAGAGGAATAGCATATGCATACGGCGATAAGTATATGAAAAAGACACTTAGAATGGGCGATCTTCTGAATCTGAATTCGATTGCAATAAAGAGAAGACTTCAGGTTATACTTGAGAGTAAAAACCTCATCATGGAAAATGTCTATGGACAGAATCCGCTTTCATTTGAAGAATTATATAACTGGTGCGAAAGTCAGGCTGAATATTTCCGTAATTATATATGCGATACCGGAAAGCTGCTTAACAATGCTGCCGAGGCAGGAAAAAATATTCTTTTTGAAGCACAGCTTGGCGCTTTAAGGGATATTGATTATGGTATATATCCTTATACATCAAGTTCAAATACCATAGCAGCATATGCGCCTATAGGTGCAGGAATTCCACAGAGAACGCCTGACCGTGTTGTAGGTGTAATGAAAGCATATTCAACATGTGTAGGAGAGGGACCATTTGCTGCTGAAGATGCAATGCCTGAAGAGTGGAATAATAAGCTCCGTAATGCCGGAGGTGAATTCGGGGCAGCAACAGGAAGACCAAGAAGGGTAGGACCTTTTGATGCGGTAGCAAGCAGGTATGGGATAGAATGTCAGGGGGCAGATGATATAGCCCTCACAAAGCTTGATGTACTGAGTGAGTTTGATACAATACCGGTAGTTACTGCCTATGAGCTTGACGGACATACGATTGACACATTCCCTGCTGACAGCAGTCTCGAGAGAGTGAAGCCTGTTGTTGAGGAGTATCCGGGATGGCACTGTGATATATCAGGCTGCAAAAGCTGGGAGGAGCTTCCTAAAGAGGCAAGAGAATACGTGCTGGCAATTGAAAAACTTGTTAATCACAGAATTTATCTTGTGTCAACGGGAGCAGAACGCAGCGAATATATAACAATATCTTAATTGTACGGATTACATCGGTTAAATTATACAGATTGCATGAATTATACAGACTACATGAATGGAGAATGAAAATGAAACTCAGACATCTGATAGGACCACAGGACATTACACTTGAAGAAACTAATAGAATACTTGAACTTGCGCGCAGAATATCTGCCAATATGGACAGCTATTCAGAAGTTGCAAAAAGAAAAAAAGTAGCAACATTGTTCTATGAACCA
This genomic interval carries:
- a CDS encoding helix-turn-helix domain-containing protein translates to MDLAKKIKELRESIGMSRKEFSEHTGIPVRTLEDWEAARRTPPEYIPRLIAYQLKYEELVGNSVDCAESDALRYHRRN
- the bioB gene encoding biotin synthase BioB is translated as MIKADMINELKDKVIDGYSISRDEALLLADTPDSRLDELCRAADEIQRHFFDNDFDMCAVISVKGGRCSENCRYCAQSSCAQIPVPAHSMISPDELAANAQLRNIDGIRHYCLVSTGRRVSDSDIAYICEGISRICRDTHLTVCTSFGLLKPDQLRRLKEAGVARIHNNLETSRRYFPTLCTSHTYDEKIATIRAAREAGLEVCSGGIFGVGETTEDRIDMALTLRSLDVQSVPVNMLDPVPGTPFGETPVLTRDEVRRIIAVYRFILPRQYIRLAAGRDYLSDSGFSCFHSGSNAAITGDMLTVKGISIDEDINTIKKMGYRM
- a CDS encoding biotin transporter BioY, whose product is MDKTTNKKPAISTQSLVTMAIFAAILSVSAYASIPIPLPSNPHITLLNFVILLVALLFPLEQSFLVILVWMLLGILGVPVFIAGGSGFGYIIGPYGGYTATFLVVAVVLPLIRGKKYNRIRYTAAAIVGVLIIDILGMLWLMLQNHLSLSAAFLAGFVPFIPLDLVKAVIAAQIIPPLRRIVKAE
- the metF gene encoding methylenetetrahydrofolate reductase [NAD(P)H], with translation MKISQIHHDKKQSLSFEIFPPKKEEDFKNIDATLEILCDCRPDYISVTFGAGGSSNNNKTIQLARKIKEKYHVEPVVHLTCLCYNRAEIDEFVRELTAEGIENILALRGDRNPDVPAKEDFAHASDLIKYLRATTGDRFCIAGACYPDVHPETGNRVDDINNLKIKTDAGADILISQLFFDNDTFLQFVSDCRRARIEVPIVPGIMPCINAAQIQRMVTMCGAKFPERFRKLIRKYGDNKDALFDAGMAYCQSQIIELLASDVDGVHLYTMNNVKVAKRLTEGIKNII
- a CDS encoding sodium:alanine symporter family protein, with the translated sequence MLQSINTILSKIDGMVWGIPLMVLILAGGIYLTIRMGLLQIRKLPLALKWMVKNEEDGHGEVSSFGALCTALSATIGTGNIVGVATAICAGGPGALFWMEIAAFFGMATKYAEGLLAVKYRVVDENNHSLGGPFYYIEKGMGKNWKWLAKLFAFFGICVGLFGIGTFSQVNGIASAVNNFFDPANQMTVVIPGIGTYSWTVVIASLILSICVALVLIGGIKRIANVSQVVVPFMAVIYFVICIALVICNIKSVPSAVVTIIDGAFNPAAVTGGVAGSIIVAMQNGIARGIFSNEAGLGSAPIAAAAAKTKEPVRQGLVSMTGTFIDTIVICTMTGLAIVMTGAWQVNGLKGVAVTTYAFNNGLPIPTVISSFLLMMCLVFFAFTTILGWDYYSERCLEYLTGGNMKMVGIYRWLYILAVFIGPYMTVEAVWTIADIFNGLMAIPNMIAIFALSSVVIAETRDFFKRHKKESEA
- a CDS encoding MarR family transcriptional regulator, whose product is MYFWDKHKTITSYYELLSGEVCDRYGLTQMEYDILMFLHNNPQHNTAAEIVKVRKSTKSHVSTSLKKLENKGLVERIQSEDNKKHIEIVLLDKAELIVEAGINAQKRFAQNVLRGLTEEEKHMCINVFDKICNNAEECLREYRENSDER
- a CDS encoding CidA/LrgA family protein, with the translated sequence MKYLKQFLIILIISFIGEILKEILPLPIPASIYGMVILFVCLLTKVIKLEDVRETGKFLIEIMPVMFIPAGVGLMSSWNVLRPLILPVGIITVVTVFTVMAVSGRISQAIIRAGQKNEESAGTIDE
- a CDS encoding LrgB family protein, translated to MNEFFANAAFAGVSVSLISYMIGVYLKKKLNVGLFNPLLISIAVTIIFLVLAHIDYDAYNEGARYLSWLLTPATVCLAIPLYEEFELLKSNVRAVMCGIISGVLTSLITILVLAMFFGLTHEEYVTLLPKSITTAIGMGVSEELGGYVTITVAVIIITGVIGNILAEFICKIFRIEEPIAKGIAIGSAAHAIGTAKAMEIGEVEGAMSSLSIAVAGILTVVGASVFAHFI
- a CDS encoding GntR family transcriptional regulator, producing the protein MGREYEKAVDYVRRMISSGSLNVGDRLPTERELSLELDISRNSTREAMRMLENMGIIVSRHGSGNYISGNMERTISDMIHMMLALKQVSRHDICDFRRSMEKTVCHAVIDRLEAGSDKPDELDMAAELAYSMDCSDSETDRRFHYLLVKASGNAFIDILMSALIDVYREWIDEALEAINGDDKLHLKKAHEDIINALHSRDKSACDRAIDMHYNINEQSLTGQLLSFK
- a CDS encoding LysR family transcriptional regulator, producing MANYDYYRIFYYVAQYKSFSRAAEILENNQPNITRCMNNLENELGCKLFVRTNRGVTLTPEGTRLYEHVAVAFEQIEVAEKEISMDNSLESGIVTIGASETALRLMLLNKLEEFHEKYPRVRLRISNHSSPQAVKALEDGLVDFAVVTTPITIKKPLQKTSLYSFREILIGGRKYSDIAAKMQSINNLADIPFISLGGESATRELYMQYFLNHNMPFNPDMEAATTDQILPMVEHNLGLGFYPEEMASEFIQKGTILPIRIFEPVPYRTVCLIQDTSKPHSVAAGKLEEILLKR
- a CDS encoding adenylosuccinate synthase; this translates as MITAVTGINWGDEGKGRIVDLLSEKADYVVRYQGGNNAGHTVVTPEGKYVLNLIPSGILHPEAVCVLGGGMVVDLDHLRHEMSMLQYMKVKIDSDNLKISDKATICMPFHVRQDVLEEERLLEKGAAFGSTRRGIAYAYGDKYMKKTLRMGDLLNLNSIAIKRRLQVILESKNLIMENVYGQNPLSFEELYNWCESQAEYFRNYICDTGKLLNNAAEAGKNILFEAQLGALRDIDYGIYPYTSSSNTIAAYAPIGAGIPQRTPDRVVGVMKAYSTCVGEGPFAAEDAMPEEWNNKLRNAGGEFGAATGRPRRVGPFDAVASRYGIECQGADDIALTKLDVLSEFDTIPVVTAYELDGHTIDTFPADSSLERVKPVVEEYPGWHCDISGCKSWEELPKEAREYVLAIEKLVNHRIYLVSTGAERSEYITIS